From a single Okeanomitos corallinicola TIOX110 genomic region:
- a CDS encoding DUF4347 domain-containing protein → MSLNLHQTHKLFTQVTESVVTESQTILTELANQTDTEFFSILEPAFRDSFKTLDVFDLLFIDSTIENYATLLEGVLPNIKVFILDSHQDGITQISSKLSEYSQINTIHIVSHGSPGCLYLGNRQLNLENLSQYQEFLKDWKVDQILLYGCNVAAGDAGEKFISNLHKITGANISATTKPIGNKNLGGHWNLEISFPETTTINVPFKEKTLATYPGILISTNDAFKLHSKPDAQHTIYLDFDGHTTSGTYWNTSYASGNNITTPAYDSDGNPNSFSNIELQNIIDIWKRVAEAFSPFNINVTTELSSVSDLIKTNSSDTRWGIRAAIGGNDSDWYGGSAAGVAYINSFNYNTDTPAFVFQNSITRSAFSFAETIIHEVGHSLGLYHDGNSTNQYYPGHGSGSMAWTSIMGGGSQQFTQWSKGEYYDAKQWISNQPSNSLQDDLQIITTNNGFGYRIDDHGDTNATATALTGTNFSDFGIIEKNTDVDVFSFLTGTGNVSFNITPASQVFISNSGGYSYEELTSLGAKLDIWAGIYNAQGNLLYESNPTNSLSASFNNVFLNAGQYYLYIDGIGLGDPLSSTPTGYTDYGSLGQYSLTGTTATLPTNQAPTNITLSNNNIGENKPLNTIIGTFNTTDPDTGDTFTYSLVLGTGDTDNSLFAIVGNQLQTNTNFDYETQNSYSIQVRTTDQNGLSFEKELTINISDIDENTNLLSQYASRVIDFSSQYTSTSWSANQALGEPNTLSYGDRSTAWAPLSSNGTIEYLTVGFDTAVYATGVTIRETYGNGFVTKVEVLDLNNNYTEVWAGVDDSVQGTPVNFTVNVAQTDSLVYGVRITVDTNHSSSWEEIDAVQLHGTTAPLPTNQPPTDITLSNNIIGENATVGTIIGTLTSTDPDGDTNFTYTLINNTNGVFSINGNELIVNAALDYETQSSYTITIQTDDNNGGVYQEDFSINIQNQINQSDFEALVALYNNTGGENWTNNTGWNTLTNNNVGNWYGVTVQNDRVIGINLRNNNLIGTIPTEIGNLSNLQTLTFDLNQLSGTIPIEISNLSNLRYLQLSRNQLSGTIPIQISNLSNLRHLYLSSNQLSGTIPIEISNLSNLQSLSLGFNQLSGSIPTQISNFSNLQTLDLLSNQLSGSIPTQISNLSNLRHLYLSSNQLSGSIPTEIGNLSNLQTLWLHNNQLSGEIPTEIGNLSNLQRLYLNNNQLTGNIPTQLGDIQSLQYLLLQNNRLTGTIPDSINNRTWTSLNLENQPYVSQPIASQEIAENTVINLNLSNNFADLNNDIITYSATGLPTGLTINSNTGIISGQTTAGSYEITVTGTDNDGSIDTSFTLNVVGNTNPINQSDFEALVALYNSTGGENWRNKTGWNTLTNNNVGDWYGVTVENGRVVGIDLRFNNLIGTIPSELGNLDALETFNLGNNELNIRPLLLRFSNQLSGNIPTEIRNLYNLQYLDLSNTNVGGDIEEVIQTSDGLQYLDLSNTNVGGYVPREISNLRALQYLDLSSTNVDVDMSSLRGIGNIDFLQHLNLSSTNIYGYIPSDIGNLRALQYLDLSNTNIKGPIRTRYLTALQYLDLSNTNLGGNIEGNLTFLKYLDLSNTNTRIYRGFSREIGNFTALQYLDLNNTRIGQYIPPEIGNLRDLRYLDLGNNRLSGNIPTEIGNLSNLQRLYLHNNQLTGNIPTQLGDIQTLEYLLLQNNRLTGTIPDSINNRIWSELNLENPPYVSQTIATQEIKANTVTNLDLSNNFADLNNDTITYSATGLPTGLTINSNTGIISGQTTIEGNYNIRVTGTDNDGVVNTNFTLNVIPGNITYFGTDGNDIFTSGNGNDYLNGGLGADTISGGGGDDTYIVDNKNDVTIEEINQGNDTVESSITWTLANNVENLTLTGTSNIQGTGNNLDNIIIGNRGSNSLNGKAGADTMIGGLGNDKFYVDNIGDIIIENLNEGTDSVFTTESYTLADNLENLTLQGTSAIDGTGNNLNNRITGNNAANVISGGVGNDNLNGKAGADTMIGGLGNDKFYLDNSGDIIIENLNEGTDSVLSTATHTLADNLENLTLQGTSAIDGTGNNLNNRITGNNAANVISGGVGNDNLNGKAGADTMIGGLGNDKIYLGANDGAVDIVYYTFGDGTDTIYQFTRGVGGDRIQFTGIDNIDVVTSGSSTQLRVGDGIANNDGFASGNLLITLSGISGFTTANVSDNLLGADFFLS, encoded by the coding sequence ATGTCATTAAATTTACATCAAACCCATAAATTGTTTACGCAAGTTACCGAATCAGTGGTGACTGAATCTCAAACTATTTTAACTGAATTAGCTAATCAGACAGACACAGAATTTTTCAGTATTCTTGAACCTGCTTTTAGAGATAGTTTTAAAACTCTCGATGTATTCGATCTTCTCTTTATTGATTCAACAATAGAAAACTATGCAACTTTGTTAGAAGGAGTATTACCAAACATCAAAGTTTTTATTCTCGATTCTCATCAAGATGGAATTACTCAAATATCCTCTAAATTATCAGAATATAGCCAAATAAATACTATTCATATTGTTTCACATGGTTCACCTGGATGTTTATATTTAGGAAATAGGCAATTAAATTTAGAAAATTTAAGTCAATATCAGGAATTTTTAAAAGATTGGAAGGTTGATCAAATTCTGCTCTATGGTTGTAATGTTGCTGCGGGTGATGCAGGGGAAAAATTTATTAGTAATTTACATAAAATTACAGGAGCAAATATTTCAGCAACAACAAAACCTATAGGAAATAAAAACTTAGGAGGACATTGGAACTTAGAGATAAGTTTTCCAGAAACAACAACAATTAATGTTCCTTTTAAAGAAAAAACTCTAGCTACATATCCAGGAATATTAATATCTACTAACGATGCTTTTAAACTCCATAGTAAACCTGATGCACAACATACTATTTACTTAGATTTTGATGGTCATACTACTTCAGGTACTTATTGGAATACTAGCTATGCAAGTGGGAATAATATTACAACTCCTGCTTATGATAGTGATGGTAATCCTAATAGTTTTTCCAACATCGAATTACAAAATATCATTGATATCTGGAAACGAGTAGCTGAAGCTTTTAGCCCTTTTAATATTAATGTCACCACAGAATTATCTTCTGTTTCTGATTTAATTAAAACCAATAGTAGTGATACTCGATGGGGTATTCGTGCTGCTATAGGAGGTAATGACAGTGATTGGTATGGTGGAAGTGCTGCTGGTGTAGCCTATATTAATTCATTTAACTATAATACAGATACTCCAGCTTTTGTCTTTCAAAACTCTATAACTAGAAGTGCATTTAGTTTTGCTGAGACAATAATTCACGAAGTTGGTCATTCTTTAGGTCTTTACCATGATGGTAATTCCACTAATCAATATTATCCCGGTCATGGTTCAGGATCAATGGCTTGGACTTCTATTATGGGGGGTGGTAGTCAGCAATTTACTCAATGGAGTAAAGGTGAATATTACGATGCTAAACAATGGATTTCAAATCAACCCTCTAATAGTCTTCAAGATGACTTACAAATTATTACCACTAACAATGGTTTTGGTTATCGAATAGATGATCATGGTGATACTAATGCTACAGCTACAGCATTAACTGGCACTAATTTTAGTGATTTTGGCATCATTGAAAAAAATACAGATGTAGATGTTTTTTCTTTCCTGACAGGTACAGGAAATGTTAGTTTTAACATAACTCCAGCTTCTCAAGTTTTTATTTCTAATAGTGGTGGTTATTCTTATGAAGAATTAACTTCTTTAGGTGCTAAATTAGATATTTGGGCTGGAATTTACAATGCACAAGGAAATTTGCTTTATGAATCTAATCCTACAAATAGTTTAAGTGCTAGTTTCAACAACGTATTTTTAAATGCAGGACAATACTATCTATATATAGATGGAATTGGTTTGGGTGATCCCTTGAGTTCAACACCTACAGGTTACACTGATTATGGTAGTTTAGGGCAATATTCTCTGACTGGAACAACAGCAACTTTACCAACAAATCAAGCTCCCACAAATATTACTTTAAGTAATAATAACATTGGAGAAAATAAACCTTTAAATACAATAATTGGTACATTCAATACTACTGATCCTGATACTGGAGATACTTTTACTTATAGCCTAGTTTTAGGAACAGGAGATACAGATAATAGCTTATTTGCTATAGTAGGAAATCAACTACAAACTAACACCAATTTTGATTATGAAACTCAAAATAGTTACAGTATTCAAGTTCGTACAACAGATCAAAATGGTTTAAGCTTTGAAAAAGAATTAACGATTAACATTAGTGATATTGATGAAAATACCAATTTGTTATCTCAATATGCAAGCCGTGTAATTGATTTTAGCTCTCAATATACCAGTACCAGTTGGTCAGCAAATCAAGCATTAGGTGAACCTAATACATTAAGCTATGGAGATAGAAGCACTGCTTGGGCGCCTCTATCATCCAATGGAACAATAGAATATTTAACTGTTGGTTTTGATACTGCTGTTTATGCGACAGGTGTAACTATTCGAGAAACCTATGGTAATGGTTTTGTTACCAAAGTTGAGGTATTAGATTTAAACAATAATTATACTGAAGTATGGGCAGGAGTAGATGATAGTGTACAAGGAACTCCTGTTAATTTTACGGTTAATGTTGCTCAAACAGATTCCTTAGTTTATGGAGTTCGTATTACAGTAGATACAAATCATTCTAGTAGTTGGGAAGAAATTGATGCAGTCCAATTACATGGAACAACTGCACCGTTACCAACAAATCAACCTCCTACAGATATTACTTTAAGTAACAATATTATCGGAGAAAATGCAACTGTAGGTACAATAATCGGCACATTAACATCAACAGATCCTGATGGAGATACGAACTTTACCTATACGTTAATTAATAATACAAATGGTGTCTTTAGTATCAATGGAAATGAATTAATAGTTAATGCAGCTTTAGACTACGAAACCCAAAGCAGTTACACCATTACTATTCAGACAGATGATAACAATGGAGGAGTTTATCAAGAAGATTTTAGCATTAATATTCAGAATCAAATTAATCAAAGTGATTTTGAAGCATTAGTAGCACTATATAACAACACAGGTGGAGAAAACTGGACAAACAACACCGGATGGAATACTTTAACTAACAATAATGTCGGTAATTGGTATGGGGTGACAGTACAAAATGATAGAGTTATTGGGATTAATTTAAGGAATAATAATCTGATTGGGACAATTCCTACAGAAATAGGTAATCTTTCTAATTTACAAACTCTCACATTTGACTTAAACCAGCTAAGTGGAACTATACCTATAGAAATCAGCAATCTTTCTAATTTGCGATATCTCCAGTTGAGCAGAAATCAGCTAAGTGGAACTATACCTATACAAATAAGTAATCTTTCTAATTTACGACATCTCTATTTGTCCTCAAACCAGCTAAGTGGAACTATACCTATAGAAATCAGCAATCTTTCCAATTTACAATCTCTCTCTTTGGGTTTTAATCAGCTAAGTGGAAGTATCCCTACACAAATAAGCAATTTTTCTAATTTACAAACTCTCGATTTGTTGTCAAATCAGCTAAGTGGAAGTATCCCTACACAAATAAGCAATCTTTCTAATTTACGACATCTCTATTTGTCCTCCAATCAGTTAAGTGGAAGTATCCCTACAGAAATAGGTAATCTCTCTAATTTACAAACTCTCTGGTTGCACAATAATCAGCTAAGTGGAGAGATACCTACAGAAATAGGCAATCTCTCTAATTTACAAAGACTATATTTGAACAATAACCAGCTAACAGGAAACATCCCAACCCAACTGGGAGACATCCAATCCTTACAATATTTACTACTACAAAATAATCGCCTCACAGGAACAATACCCGACTCCATAAATAACCGTACTTGGACTTCATTAAACCTAGAAAACCAACCCTATGTATCTCAACCTATAGCAAGCCAAGAAATAGCAGAAAACACAGTAATAAATCTAAATTTAAGTAACAACTTTGCAGACCTAAACAACGATATAATCACATATTCTGCAACAGGATTACCAACAGGATTAACAATAAATTCTAACACCGGAATTATCAGCGGACAAACCACAGCAGGTAGTTATGAAATCACAGTCACCGGAACAGATAACGATGGTTCAATAGATACCAGTTTTACCCTTAATGTAGTTGGTAATACTAACCCCATCAATCAAAGTGACTTTGAAGCATTAGTAGCACTATATAACAGCACAGGTGGAGAAAACTGGAGAAATAAAACCGGATGGAACACTTTAACTAATAATAATGTTGGTGATTGGTATGGGGTGACAGTAGAAAATGGTAGAGTTGTTGGGATTGATTTACGTTTTAATAATCTAATTGGTACAATTCCTTCAGAACTAGGAAATCTTGATGCTTTAGAAACTTTCAATTTGGGTAACAATGAACTAAATATAAGACCCCTTTTATTGAGGTTTAGTAATCAGCTAAGTGGAAATATCCCCACAGAAATCAGAAATCTCTATAATTTACAATATTTAGATTTGAGTAATACTAATGTAGGTGGAGATATAGAAGAAGTAATACAAACTTCTGATGGTTTACAATATTTAGACTTGAGTAATACCAATGTGGGTGGATATGTTCCCAGAGAAATAAGTAATCTTAGAGCTTTACAATATCTTGATTTGAGTAGCACCAATGTAGATGTAGATATGTCTAGTCTCAGAGGAATAGGTAATATTGATTTTTTACAACATCTTAACTTGAGCAGCACCAATATATATGGATATATTCCATCAGACATAGGCAATCTTAGGGCTTTACAATATCTTGATTTGAGTAATACAAACATAAAGGGACCTATTCGTACAAGATATCTTACTGCTTTACAATATCTTGATTTGAGTAATACCAATTTAGGTGGGAATATTGAGGGTAATCTTACATTTTTAAAATATCTTGATTTGAGCAATACCAATACACGTATATATCGGGGTTTTTCCAGAGAAATAGGCAATTTTACAGCTTTACAATATTTAGACTTAAACAATACTAGGATAGGTCAATATATTCCACCAGAAATAGGCAATCTTAGGGATTTACGATATCTTGATTTGGGTAATAATCGGCTAAGTGGAAACATACCTACAGAAATAGGCAATCTTTCCAACTTACAAAGACTATATTTACATAACAACCAACTAACAGGAAATATTCCCACCCAATTAGGAGACATCCAAACTTTAGAATATCTGCTACTACAAAATAACCGCCTCACAGGAACAATACCCGATTCTATAAATAATCGCATTTGGTCAGAATTAAACCTAGAAAACCCACCTTATGTATCCCAAACTATAGCAACTCAAGAAATAAAAGCAAACACAGTCACAAATCTAGATTTAAGCAACAACTTTGCAGACCTAAACAACGATACAATCACATATTCTGCAACAGGATTACCAACAGGATTAACCATAAATTCTAACACTGGAATTATCAGCGGACAAACAACAATAGAAGGTAATTACAACATCAGAGTTACCGGAACAGATAACGATGGTGTAGTAAATACTAACTTTACCCTCAACGTCATACCTGGAAATATCACATATTTTGGTACTGACGGAAATGATATATTTACCTCTGGAAATGGAAATGATTACCTCAATGGAGGGTTAGGTGCAGATACCATTAGTGGTGGTGGTGGTGACGATACCTACATAGTAGATAACAAGAACGATGTTACTATTGAAGAGATAAATCAAGGTAATGACACAGTAGAATCTTCAATTACTTGGACATTAGCAAACAACGTAGAAAACCTGACTTTAACAGGAACATCTAACATTCAAGGAACAGGAAACAATCTTGATAATATCATTATCGGTAACCGTGGCAGTAATAGCCTCAATGGAAAAGCAGGTGCAGATACCATGATTGGTGGTTTGGGTAATGATAAATTCTATGTGGATAATATCGGAGATATCATTATTGAAAACCTGAATGAAGGAACAGATAGCGTATTTACCACTGAAAGTTACACGTTAGCAGATAACCTAGAAAACCTAACTTTACAAGGAACATCTGCAATTGATGGTACTGGTAATAATCTCAATAATCGCATCACCGGAAACAATGCAGCTAATGTAATTAGTGGTGGTGTTGGTAATGATAACCTGAATGGAAAAGCAGGTGCAGACACCATGATTGGTGGTTTAGGTAATGATAAATTCTATCTGGATAATTCTGGAGATATCATTATTGAAAATCTCAACGAAGGAACTGATAGTGTTTTAAGTACCGCTACCCACACATTAGCAGATAACCTAGAAAACCTAACTTTACAAGGAACATCTGCAATTGATGGTACTGGTAATAATCTCAATAACCGCATCACCGGAAACAATGCAGCTAATGTAATTAGTGGTGGTGTTGGTAATGATAACCTGAATGGAAAAGCAGGTGCAGATACCATGATTGGTGGTTTGGGTAATGATAAAATTTATCTAGGTGCTAATGATGGTGCTGTAGATATTGTTTACTATACCTTTGGTGATGGTACTGATACCATTTATCAATTTACCCGTGGTGTTGGTGGTGATAGAATCCAATTTACAGGTATTGATAATATTGATGTTGTCACATCTGGTTCTAGTACACAACTCAGAGTAGGTGATGGTATTGCTAATAATGATGGTTTTGCTTCTGGTAATTTATTAATTACTTTATCTGGTATTTCTGGTTTCACTACTGCGAATGTTAGTGATAATTTGTTGGGTGCTGATTTCTTCTTGAGTTAG
- a CDS encoding WD40 repeat domain-containing protein, producing MPRSSIRPSEKGKKQIQQAVETLKNNHNLKTDHDVIEYLKKRTTITRCQQKTEISTDTIKRFLGIKTDKEKKQQGLSKKYFQQLCQILELDWQEIANSKNNINQDWGDAPHVDIFFGRSTELQTLEKWILTDKCKLVGIFGFAGIGKTGLSLKLCKGGIGKTDLSLKLAQEIQDNFEYIIWRSLINEPLIEDILTDWIQFLSNYEEINLPETIDEKITLLLKYLSQSRCLIILDNIEPILKNHQNTVDYKKQHQDYGKLFERIATKEHQSCLLLTSREKPQNLTNLEEKNQSSIKSLQLQGLLPSDGKHIFEGIINNFTTSNSEQEWQQLIDFYDGNPLALKLASQLIKNTCSGKIANFLEYTENKPTFTKLYDLIDWHFERLNKQEQEVMYWLAINREPMSISQIKNYLISPSSKKLLLETLQSLQEKITIQKIENKDLEENEYYSLQPMLIEYMTDKLIDVVCQEIQSGNINHLQSHTLLQAHTKDYVRESQRRVILTPIIDRLILDIFGCQSNLEVELKNILKTEKDKYKVTGRSGYLGGNIINLACQLNTDLSSYDFSHLKIWQGYFQCINLHGVDFSYSDLSTSVFMESFGSVHAVAYSPDGKYFAIGESQGYIYLFKVNDRQKYKVFKRHNWWVVSLQFSPDGQKLVSSSLDKSIKIWDINTTQCLHSLEEHTEWIWSVDFHPNGEILASGCDDKTIKIWDVNTGKCLQTLRGHKNAIPSVKFSPDGKILVSGSADKTIKVWNIKTGQCVKEIDAHCPSIFSLAFNSDGTKMVSGNLDRTVNVWDTINWQSIATLQGHNLGVKTVDWTDDNQFVATGSLDSSIKLWNTDNWRCVKSLHDHKTWIWSIAFSPDSQTLISGDNNQILKLWDIKTGNCIHTWHGYNNWVYSVVFSPNGQFLASANLDHTVRLWDVKTGKLLKTLKGHKKWVWSVVFSPDGNLLASASDDPSVKLWDVNTGECLKTFEDHKKDEQGGIWTVAFSPDGKFLATGSQDTIVKLWDIHSGNLENLKAHHHWIWDVKFNHDGKILASASDDHTINLWDVKTRKLIKTLKGHSNKVKSIAFSPDNQIIVSGSEDCTVKLWDVKTGKCFKTLEGHKSYVYSVAFSFDGEIIASSSHDRTIKLWNITDGECMKTLSGHTDAVMSVNFSSEHELLASGSTDQTVRLWDIRTGECVNILRPKRPYEGMNITGVTGITEAQKNSLQDLGALDNV from the coding sequence ATGCCTAGATCATCTATCCGACCTTCTGAAAAAGGTAAGAAACAAATTCAACAGGCTGTTGAAACATTAAAAAACAATCATAATCTAAAAACAGATCATGATGTAATTGAGTATCTAAAAAAAAGAACAACTATTACTAGATGTCAACAAAAAACAGAGATATCTACAGATACGATTAAAAGATTTTTGGGAATAAAAACCGATAAAGAAAAAAAACAACAAGGATTATCTAAAAAATATTTTCAACAATTGTGCCAAATATTAGAATTAGATTGGCAAGAAATAGCCAATTCCAAGAACAATATCAATCAAGATTGGGGTGATGCACCTCATGTTGATATCTTTTTTGGACGTTCAACAGAATTACAAACCTTAGAAAAATGGATTTTGACAGATAAATGTAAATTAGTGGGAATTTTTGGTTTTGCAGGTATTGGAAAAACAGGATTGTCGCTCAAATTATGTAAAGGTGGTATTGGTAAAACTGATTTATCTTTAAAGTTAGCTCAAGAGATACAAGATAATTTTGAGTATATCATTTGGAGATCATTAATAAATGAACCATTAATTGAAGATATTTTAACAGATTGGATTCAATTTTTATCTAATTATGAAGAAATTAATTTACCTGAAACTATAGATGAAAAAATAACTTTATTATTAAAATATTTAAGCCAAAGTAGATGTTTAATCATTTTAGACAATATAGAACCTATTTTGAAAAATCATCAAAACACGGTAGATTACAAAAAACAACATCAGGATTACGGTAAATTATTTGAGAGAATTGCCACCAAAGAACATCAAAGCTGTTTGTTACTAACAAGTAGAGAAAAACCGCAAAATTTAACTAACTTAGAGGAAAAAAATCAGTCATCCATTAAATCTCTACAATTACAAGGATTATTACCTTCAGATGGTAAGCATATATTTGAGGGAATTATTAATAATTTTACAACTTCAAATTCAGAGCAAGAATGGCAACAACTAATAGATTTTTATGATGGTAATCCTTTAGCTTTAAAATTAGCGTCTCAACTGATTAAAAATACTTGTTCTGGTAAAATTGCTAACTTTTTAGAATATACAGAAAACAAACCTACATTTACAAAACTTTATGATTTAATAGATTGGCATTTCGAGCGACTGAATAAACAAGAACAAGAGGTTATGTACTGGTTAGCAATTAATCGTGAACCTATGTCCATATCTCAAATCAAAAATTATTTAATTTCTCCAAGTTCAAAAAAATTATTACTAGAAACATTGCAATCACTACAAGAAAAGATAACCATTCAAAAGATTGAGAATAAAGACCTAGAAGAAAATGAATATTATAGTCTTCAACCTATGCTGATTGAATATATGACAGATAAATTGATTGATGTAGTTTGCCAGGAAATTCAATCAGGTAATATTAATCATTTGCAAAGTCACACCTTGTTACAAGCTCATACTAAAGATTATGTCAGAGAAAGTCAAAGAAGAGTTATTCTGACTCCAATTATAGACAGACTGATTCTAGATATTTTTGGATGTCAATCTAATTTAGAAGTAGAACTAAAAAATATATTGAAAACAGAAAAAGATAAATATAAAGTCACAGGAAGAAGTGGATATTTAGGAGGTAATATTATTAATTTAGCTTGTCAGCTAAATACAGATTTGAGTAGTTATGATTTTTCGCATCTGAAAATATGGCAAGGTTATTTTCAATGTATTAATTTACATGGTGTTGACTTTTCCTATTCTGATTTATCAACATCAGTGTTTATGGAATCATTTGGTAGTGTTCATGCAGTAGCATATAGTCCCGATGGAAAATATTTTGCTATAGGAGAATCTCAAGGTTATATTTATCTATTTAAAGTTAATGATAGACAAAAATATAAAGTTTTTAAAAGACATAATTGGTGGGTAGTGTCTCTACAATTTAGTCCTGATGGACAAAAATTAGTGAGTAGTAGTTTAGATAAAAGTATTAAAATTTGGGATATAAATACTACTCAATGTCTTCATTCTTTAGAAGAACATACAGAGTGGATTTGGTCAGTTGATTTTCACCCGAATGGAGAGATTTTAGCTAGTGGATGTGATGATAAAACTATTAAAATTTGGGATGTGAATACAGGAAAATGTTTACAAACTTTGAGAGGACATAAAAATGCAATTCCCTCAGTTAAATTTAGTCCGGATGGTAAAATTTTGGTTAGTGGTAGTGCAGATAAAACCATAAAAGTATGGAACATAAAAACTGGACAATGTGTTAAAGAAATTGACGCTCATTGCCCAAGTATTTTTTCCTTGGCTTTTAATTCTGATGGGACAAAAATGGTGAGTGGAAATTTAGATAGAACCGTCAATGTTTGGGATACCATAAATTGGCAGTCTATAGCCACTTTACAAGGTCATAATTTAGGAGTAAAAACAGTTGATTGGACGGATGATAATCAATTTGTAGCAACTGGTAGTTTGGATAGTAGCATCAAGCTTTGGAACACAGATAATTGGCGATGTGTTAAAAGTTTACATGATCACAAAACTTGGATTTGGTCAATAGCTTTCAGTCCTGATTCTCAGACTCTTATTAGTGGAGATAATAATCAAATTCTAAAATTATGGGATATTAAGACTGGGAATTGTATTCACACTTGGCATGGGTATAATAATTGGGTTTATTCAGTAGTATTTAGTCCTAATGGACAGTTTTTAGCTAGTGCAAATTTAGACCATACAGTCAGGCTTTGGGATGTCAAAACTGGAAAATTGCTGAAAACTTTAAAGGGGCATAAAAAATGGGTTTGGTCAGTAGTATTTAGTCCCGATGGAAATTTGTTAGCTAGTGCTAGTGATGACCCAAGTGTTAAGCTGTGGGATGTGAATACAGGTGAATGTTTAAAAACTTTTGAAGATCATAAGAAAGACGAACAAGGAGGAATTTGGACAGTGGCTTTTAGTCCGGATGGAAAATTTTTAGCTACTGGAAGCCAAGATACAATAGTAAAATTGTGGGATATTCATAGTGGAAATTTGGAAAATTTAAAAGCACATCACCATTGGATTTGGGATGTTAAATTTAATCATGATGGAAAAATATTAGCAAGTGCTAGTGATGATCACACTATAAATTTATGGGATGTAAAGACGCGAAAATTGATCAAAACTTTAAAAGGTCATAGCAATAAAGTGAAATCAATTGCTTTTAGTCCTGACAATCAAATTATTGTTAGTGGCAGTGAAGACTGTACTGTAAAACTATGGGATGTGAAAACTGGCAAGTGTTTTAAAACCCTGGAAGGACATAAAAGTTATGTTTATTCAGTTGCATTTAGTTTTGATGGTGAAATAATTGCTAGTAGTAGTCATGATCGCACTATTAAACTATGGAATATCACAGATGGAGAATGTATGAAAACTTTATCTGGTCATACAGATGCAGTTATGTCAGTTAATTTTAGTTCTGAACATGAATTATTAGCTAGTGGTAGCACTGACCAAACAGTGAGACTGTGGGATATAAGGACGGGTGAATGTGTGAATATTTTAAGACCTAAAAGGCCATACGAAGGAATGAATATTACCGGAGTTACAGGTATAACTGAAGCTCAAAAAAATAGTCTTCAAGATTTAGGTGCGTTGGATAATGTCTAA
- a CDS encoding sugar transferase, with product MQSSTLRNKAIKYTVADANITSLLSKPDTHPSAVNSIKRLIDILGAIVGLMITSLVLIPIAIATLIIDPGPIFYSQIRCGLNGHTFRIWKFRSMVVNADKLKHLVKNQAQGNIFKSTNDHRITPLGKFLRRTSLDELPQFWNVLKGEMSLVGTRPPTPDEVINYESHHWERLRVKPGITGEWQTHGRSTITEFEKIVSMDLDYQRKWSITYDLQLIIKTIGVVLNRKGAY from the coding sequence ATGCAATCATCTACACTAAGAAATAAAGCGATAAAATATACCGTAGCCGATGCGAATATTACCAGTTTATTATCCAAACCTGACACCCATCCATCAGCGGTAAATAGTATAAAAAGATTAATTGATATACTCGGTGCAATCGTTGGTTTAATGATCACATCCTTGGTATTAATCCCCATTGCCATCGCCACTCTAATTATTGATCCAGGCCCCATATTTTATTCTCAAATTCGTTGCGGTCTTAATGGACATACCTTCAGGATTTGGAAATTCCGCTCTATGGTAGTTAACGCAGATAAACTTAAACATCTAGTTAAAAACCAAGCCCAAGGTAATATTTTTAAATCTACAAATGATCATCGTATTACTCCTTTAGGGAAATTTTTAAGACGTACCAGTTTAGACGAACTTCCCCAATTTTGGAATGTTTTAAAAGGAGAGATGAGTTTAGTTGGAACTCGTCCCCCCACCCCAGATGAAGTTATTAATTATGAGTCTCATCACTGGGAAAGATTAAGAGTTAAACCGGGTATAACTGGAGAATGGCAAACTCATGGACGTTCTACCATCACAGAATTTGAGAAAATTGTCAGTATGGATTTGGACTATCAACGCAAATGGTCTATCACCTATGATTTGCAGTTGATTATTAAAACTATTGGAGTAGTTTTAAATAGAAAAGGTGCTTATTAA